Proteins encoded in a region of the Microcoleus sp. bin38.metabat.b11b12b14.051 genome:
- a CDS encoding DUF4347 domain-containing protein, producing the protein MSSTFAQTNSQSSLEKLPLRSLVFIDSGVKNYEGIAAGVLPGQQVVILDGTKNGIEQISSEIEKYASTNGAIDSVHIISHGSSGNLQLGNTALGSDNIEQYKGQLEKWQTSLAPSADIMLYGCDVAAGTGANFVDKLSQLTGADVAASTNITGKDGDWNLEFAKGQIESPLALKPDVMANYQGDLATIVVSNNSDSGPGSLRAAVASAVAGDTITFAPGLAGQTISLTSGQIDIPVGKNLTIDGTAAAGLTISGNNASRAFFVNANVVTATSFAVKNLSIANAKTTGTGGAIGTTDEVNLTVDNVQFNNNVADKGGGAIFGNFNNTLTVSNSKFNGNIATAGNDERGAGAIGFLSSKAFTVTNSDFTNNKGINGGAINSLQGKLTIDNSRFIGNDTTAAVYATGQDNPFLRGFGGAVYTDRASSLTEASGTIKITNSVFQDNKGRGEGGAAYLFTGSQDKVILENSTFQNNEILALPNGGSPGNGGAVTNLSDSTNQGLTITNTTFAGNKAGEQGGGLWMKNAPATITNSTFSGNSVPTTVADGFGKLGGAMTLGAPTTIVNTTIADNYAGWIGGGIFAAANDVTLKNTIFANNTAGNGGNPWGINQHTTAQYSDQGGNFQWPLTGSDTKVTTSVTVADPLLGPLQNINGAVVRPLLVGSPAIDKGVDSGLAADQRGVTRPQDGDTIPGAIFDSGSFEFTTAVVPTPTPTPAPTPTPAPTPTPTPTPAPTPTPAPTPTPTPTPAPTPTPAPTPTPTPTPAPTPTPAPTPTPTPTPAPTPTPAPTPTPTPTPAPTPTPAPTPTPTPTPAPTPTPAPTPTPTPVGPTPTPTPAPTPTPAPTPTPTPTPAPTPTPAPTPTPTPTPAPTPTPAPTPTPTPTPAPTPTPAPTPTPVSDACVLDGLNPPQLDPATITPNPVQQTLDGSDANNLIMGGAINESINGLAGNDTLYGMGGNDNIDGGADNDLLFGNDGNDLIKGGTGNDTIYGGKGNDTVVGDDGNDWLLGDFGKDTVAGGMGNDTIFGGKDDDILLGEDGDDYLLGNLGNDTINAGSGNDIVFGNEGADLLFGDVGNDTLYGGKDNDSLDGGIGNDLLFGGNENDILCGDSGNDTLYGGKGNDFLTGGAGSDFLSGDVGDDTLTGGSGSDIFFLTQSAGSDIITDFRKGEDLIGLAPGLSFNQLSITSGNNQTLISVTGTNQLLAKLNGTPGTLSAGDFTQVTI; encoded by the coding sequence CCTTCGCTCAAACCAATTCACAATCTTCTTTGGAAAAACTGCCCCTACGTTCCTTAGTGTTCATTGATTCTGGGGTCAAAAATTACGAGGGAATTGCAGCGGGAGTGCTGCCAGGACAGCAGGTCGTAATCCTCGACGGCACCAAAAACGGCATCGAACAAATCTCCTCTGAAATTGAAAAATACGCTTCTACCAACGGGGCGATCGACTCGGTTCACATTATTTCTCACGGCAGTTCTGGCAACCTGCAACTCGGCAATACCGCTCTAGGTTCAGATAACATAGAGCAATACAAAGGTCAGTTGGAAAAGTGGCAGACTTCCCTGGCACCATCCGCAGACATTATGCTCTACGGCTGCGATGTAGCAGCAGGTACAGGCGCTAATTTCGTTGACAAGCTCAGCCAATTAACCGGCGCTGACGTTGCCGCATCCACCAACATTACTGGCAAAGACGGCGACTGGAACTTAGAATTTGCTAAGGGTCAAATAGAATCTCCCTTAGCCTTAAAACCGGACGTGATGGCAAATTACCAAGGTGATTTAGCTACTATCGTCGTCAGCAACAATAGCGATAGCGGCCCAGGCTCATTGAGGGCTGCGGTGGCATCTGCTGTAGCCGGGGATACAATTACCTTCGCTCCTGGTTTGGCTGGCCAAACAATCAGTCTGACTAGCGGTCAAATCGACATTCCTGTTGGCAAAAACCTCACGATTGACGGCACCGCAGCAGCAGGTTTAACCATCAGTGGCAACAACGCATCCCGCGCCTTTTTTGTCAATGCAAACGTGGTGACTGCTACGAGTTTTGCCGTCAAAAATCTCTCTATTGCCAACGCTAAAACGACAGGGACAGGTGGCGCGATCGGCACAACCGATGAAGTAAATCTGACAGTAGACAACGTTCAGTTCAATAACAACGTTGCCGACAAGGGTGGTGGGGCAATCTTCGGAAATTTCAACAATACCCTGACTGTATCGAACAGTAAATTCAACGGCAACATTGCCACCGCAGGTAATGATGAACGCGGTGCAGGTGCGATCGGCTTTTTGAGTTCCAAAGCTTTTACTGTCACCAACAGCGACTTCACCAACAACAAGGGAATTAACGGTGGGGCAATTAACAGCCTTCAGGGCAAGTTAACAATTGACAACTCGCGATTCATCGGCAACGACACCACCGCAGCCGTTTACGCAACAGGCCAAGATAATCCCTTTTTAAGGGGTTTTGGTGGCGCAGTTTACACAGACAGAGCCAGTTCTCTAACTGAAGCTTCCGGGACAATTAAGATTACCAATAGCGTATTTCAAGACAACAAAGGCCGAGGTGAAGGAGGTGCAGCTTATCTGTTCACAGGCAGCCAAGACAAGGTAATTTTGGAAAACAGCACCTTCCAAAATAACGAAATTCTGGCGCTACCCAACGGTGGCAGCCCTGGAAACGGTGGTGCGGTAACAAATTTGAGCGACAGCACCAACCAGGGATTGACCATTACCAACACCACCTTTGCCGGCAACAAAGCTGGCGAGCAAGGTGGCGGGCTGTGGATGAAAAATGCCCCTGCGACGATTACCAACAGTACGTTTTCTGGTAACTCGGTTCCTACTACTGTGGCTGATGGCTTCGGCAAACTCGGCGGTGCAATGACTCTTGGTGCGCCCACAACTATTGTCAACACGACGATCGCCGATAATTACGCTGGCTGGATTGGTGGAGGTATCTTCGCCGCTGCCAATGATGTCACCCTCAAAAACACGATTTTTGCCAACAATACAGCGGGTAACGGAGGAAACCCTTGGGGAATTAACCAACACACCACCGCCCAATACAGCGATCAAGGAGGAAATTTTCAGTGGCCGCTGACTGGCAGCGATACGAAGGTGACGACAAGTGTGACGGTGGCAGATCCTTTACTTGGCCCTCTGCAAAACATCAACGGTGCTGTCGTCAGGCCCCTGCTGGTAGGAAGTCCGGCGATCGATAAAGGCGTTGACAGCGGGCTGGCTGCCGATCAGCGAGGCGTCACTCGCCCTCAAGACGGCGACACCATTCCCGGGGCGATCTTTGACAGCGGATCTTTTGAATTCACCACTGCTGTCGTGCCGACTCCGACTCCGACTCCGGCGCCAACTCCAACCCCCGCACCGACTCCGACTCCCACACCGACTCCGGCGCCAACTCCCACACCCGCGCCGACTCCGACTCCCACACCGACTCCGGCGCCAACTCCCACACCCGCACCGACTCCGACTCCGACTCCGACTCCGGCGCCAACCCCAACACCCGCGCCGACTCCGACTCCCACACCGACTCCGGCGCCAACTCCAACACCCGCGCCGACTCCGACTCCGACTCCGACTCCGGCGCCAACTCCAACACCCGCGCCGACTCCGACTCCGACTCCGACTCCGGCGCCAACTCCAACACCCGCACCGACTCCGACTCCGACTCCAGTCGGCCCCACTCCCACACCGACGCCAGCGCCGACTCCGACGCCAGCGCCGACACCCACTCCCACACCGACTCCGGCGCCGACTCCGACACCCGCGCCGACACCCACTCCCACACCGACTCCGGCGCCGACTCCGACACCCGCGCCGACACCCACTCCCACACCGACTCCGGCGCCGACTCCGACACCCGCGCCGACACCCACCCCGGTATCGGATGCTTGCGTGCTTGATGGCCTCAACCCGCCGCAACTCGACCCTGCGACTATCACCCCCAACCCCGTCCAACAAACTTTAGACGGCAGCGACGCTAACAATTTGATTATGGGGGGCGCCATCAACGAGTCGATTAACGGACTTGCTGGTAACGACACTCTCTACGGGATGGGCGGCAATGACAACATTGACGGCGGTGCCGATAACGACTTGCTCTTCGGCAATGACGGCAACGATTTAATCAAAGGTGGTACTGGGAATGACACCATTTATGGTGGCAAGGGTAATGACACTGTTGTTGGCGACGATGGCAACGACTGGTTGCTGGGAGATTTCGGCAAAGATACTGTTGCCGGCGGTATGGGCAACGACACCATTTTTGGCGGCAAAGATGACGATATTTTGCTCGGTGAAGATGGCGACGACTATCTGTTAGGCAACTTAGGAAATGACACAATTAATGCTGGCAGCGGCAACGATATTGTGTTCGGTAATGAAGGTGCAGACTTGCTGTTTGGTGACGTAGGAAATGACACGCTTTACGGCGGCAAAGACAATGACAGTCTCGATGGCGGTATTGGCAACGATTTGCTGTTCGGCGGCAATGAAAACGATATTCTCTGTGGCGACAGCGGCAACGATACCCTGTACGGTGGCAAAGGCAACGATTTCCTCACAGGCGGTGCTGGCAGCGATTTCCTCAGCGGCGATGTTGGGGACGATACTTTGACTGGCGGTTCGGGAAGTGATATATTCTTCCTCACTCAAAGTGCGGGTAGCGACATCATTACTGATTTCCGTAAGGGCGAGGATTTAATTGGTTTGGCTCCCGGTTTGAGTTTCAATCAACTCAGCATTA